In the genome of Desulfovibrio desulfuricans, one region contains:
- a CDS encoding response regulator — translation MGDIPGEICRILLVDDHKLLMEGVRSLLAPYGHLRVVGMAQNGGEAVALAASLQPHLLVLDLGMPGMNGLETGRAVLEVRPQTRILVYTGHEDQRWLPELIDLGIMGHVRKSESPGVLLRAIERVRAGEIYLSFPDPGGRVAAMLRQRREAADTANADGGADLGALSPREKEIFRLLADGKSVKTIAAELYISPKTVETHKYNLLTKLQAGSLGDLVKIAIRHGLVKV, via the coding sequence ATGGGTGATATTCCGGGTGAAATCTGCCGTATCTTGCTGGTGGACGACCATAAGCTGCTTATGGAGGGCGTGCGCAGTTTGCTTGCGCCCTATGGGCATCTGCGGGTTGTGGGCATGGCCCAGAACGGCGGCGAGGCCGTGGCGCTGGCCGCCTCGCTACAGCCTCATCTGCTGGTGCTCGACCTTGGCATGCCCGGTATGAACGGTCTTGAAACTGGGCGGGCCGTGCTTGAGGTGCGGCCGCAGACCCGCATTTTGGTGTACACCGGGCATGAGGATCAGCGCTGGCTGCCGGAGCTCATCGACCTGGGCATTATGGGGCATGTGCGCAAGTCTGAGTCGCCCGGCGTGCTGCTGCGCGCCATTGAACGCGTGCGCGCAGGCGAGATTTATCTGAGTTTTCCCGATCCGGGCGGGCGAGTTGCCGCCATGCTGCGCCAGCGGCGCGAGGCCGCCGACACCGCCAATGCCGATGGCGGGGCTGATTTGGGGGCGCTTTCGCCGCGCGAAAAAGAGATTTTTCGTCTGCTGGCTGACGGCAAGAGCGTCAAGACCATTGCGGCAGAGCTGTATATCAGCCCCAAGACTGTCGAGACCCACAAGTACAATCTGCTCACCAAGCTGCAGGCAGGCTCGTTGGGCGATCTGGTCAAGATCGCCATCCGGCATGGACTGGTGAAGGTCTAG